TCCATGGAAGTCACGACGTTCCACGTCATCGTGTAGAGCCCCGGCTCGTGAAGAACGACGCCGTTGCTTCCGAGCTTCTCCCGGAGGATTGTCGTTTGGGGCGGCCATGTGCTGACGGCGTCGACCTCCCCGTCCAGCAGCGACCGGACCACCTGTTCCGGGGCAAGATCCACGATCCGGACTTTCCCCGGATCGACACTGGAAGTCGTCAGGTATATATCGAGAAAAAAGTCAGCGGCTGTCCACGCGACGCGGCCGACCTTTTTCCCCTTGAGGTCTCCGGGCTTCGATATCCCCCTGTCCTTTCTTGCGACGATCAGCATCCCCCGCTCTACCTCGGCGACGGTTGCGATCACCGCAAGCCGCTTCCCTTCGAGCGCAGCCCGGGCGATGGGCGTTTCCGTTGAAGTCGCGATGTCCGCCTTACCCGAAAGGACGGCGTTTATCCCCAAGTGGCCCGATAGGTAGGAATCGAGGGTCGCATCAAGTCCCTCTTCGCGGAAATACCCCTTTTCCTGCGCGATGTATAACGCGACGGATGCGGGCCATGGAGTTACGGCGATGGTGATTTTTTTCATTCCTGCCGGTCCGGTGCGCGCGGGGCCCCGGTCGCAGCCGGTGGCGAAGGACGCAACCGCAAGGAGCAGGAGGGACGCCGCAATATGCGCCGAACCTGATATCCCTCTCATACCTGCGCATTTCGTGGTTCGACGGGTATCTCGATCCGGAACTCGGCCCCGCCCAGGCGGCTGCGGCCGACCTGCAGAGCCCCCCCGTGGTCCTCGATCACGCGGCGGCAGAAACTTAAACCTATCCCGTACCCGTCCTTGCGCGTTGTGTAGAACGGGTCGAATATCCTGTCGCGTATCTCCTGCGGCACCCCCGGCCCGGAGTCTGCCACCCGGATTACTATTCTCCCGTCCTCCGGAATGGTGGAAACTTCGATGATTTTCGAAGCCGCGTTCTCCATAGCCTGCGCAGCATTGGCGATCAGGTTCATCACGACTTGAGCGATGAGGTCCGGGTCCGCCGGGCACTTCGGAAGCGGAACGATTGCGGTCCTGTCCAGCACGATCCCGCTCTTGCGCAACGTCAGGGCGGTGAAATCGACGGCGCTCTCGACGGCGACGCTCAAATCCACCTGCTCCTTCCGGGGAGAGGACGGACGGACGAAATCCATGATCTTCCTTATGACGGATTCTATCCTGTGAGAGGCGGACTGGATCTGAAGGACCACCTCCCCAGCCTCCTCCCTTGCCTGGGTTTCAATGCAATCCGCCTCCAGCAGGATCTTCCCGAGCGCCGAGAGGTATATGTTGATCCCGGAGAGGGGGCTTCGGATCTCGTGGGCGATCCCCGCGGCGACATGGCCCAGGGAAGCCAATTTCTCGCGGATAACGAACTGGCGCTCCATCTCCTTCAGCCGGGTGATGTCCACCATGATCGTGAGGAATGCTACGTCGCCGTACGCCCCGATCGGGGTGGCGCGGCAATGCACCCATCGCATATCGGCGTACTCTGTCGATCCGCCGAACGGGTAAAAACGAAGATCCAGGGTCGGCGGTTTCCGTTCTCCAGATAGGACCGCGTTGCAGAACTCCTCGAACATCTTCCTGTCTTCCGGGTGGATGTCGGGAAATTCCCGCAAGGCGTAATTCTCCGGAATGCCGCCGAACAGCCTTTCCTGTTCGGGATTCATGTAGCCGATCCTTCCGTTCCGGAGGATGAAGATGCCGACGGGCGACTCCGTAACCAGGGAGCGGAACAACTCCTCGCTCCTCTCAAGATCCGCCTCCGCCCTCTTTCTCTCCGTGACGTCGACGAGGCAGAAGATCAGCGCGCTCACCTTGCCGGCGGGGTCCGTGATCGGGAGAAGGCTCCAGTCCCAGTAGGTCACCCCCCACTCGGGATGATCCGGGAACTCGAACGGCTTGGCGACGACATTGAACGGCACGCCGGTTTCCACGACCTTCCTGAAGATCGCCTCGTTTTCAGCGTGTGGATAGAGATCGAAATGGTTCTTCCCGGGGAAGAACTCCGGGGGATAGCCGCATCCGTCCGCGTATGCCTTGTTGACCCGGATGAAGTTGAATTCCGGGTCCAAATACACGACGCAAAGGTGAATGTTCGAGAAAATATTTTCCAGCAGCGCCATGGATTCCCGGAGCGCCTCTTCCGTCTTCAGGCGGTACTCGAGCTCCGCCCGCAGCCGGTCGGCGAGAACGGAAAGTTCCGCCGTGCGCTCGGCCACCCGCGTTTCCAGCGCCTCCTTCGCCGCCTTCAATTCGACTTCCGCTTTCTTGCGCGAGGTGATGTCGCGCATGTAGAGGCGGGCGATCCGCGAGGCGGGAAAGAGGGAGACGTTTCCGGCGAAAGTCATGTCCTTGACGGTCACTTCGTGGTGGATAACCGTTTCGCCGATGCCATCCTGACCGCTTGTGATGACGTCCAGGCCGGGAGGGAGAAACACGGCGGCATCGCCTATCTCCATCCCGAGTTTTTTCAGTGTCTTTTCGGTCGCCGGATTGAAATAGACGACCTTCCCCGAATAATCCATTTCGAGGACGGGATTCGGATTCAATTCCGGGAACGAGGCAAGATGCCGGATATGCTCTTCCACACGTTTACGATCCGTGATGTCCCGCATGATTCCGGTAAAAAAAACCTTCTCCCCGGCTTTCCAGCTCGCCACCGACAGTTCGACGGGAAATTCCCCGCCGCCTTTATGAAGTCCCGTCATCTCGAGGGTCTTTCCGAATATATGGGATTCTCCGTCGGCGGCCGCCCGGCCCATTCCGTGTTCATGCGCTTCCCGCAGGCGCGGAGGGATGATGGTGGACAGCGGTCTTCCGGTTATCTCATCCGCCGCGTAACCGAACATCTTCTCCGCTCCCTCGTTCCACAGGGCGATGGCGCCGTTCCCGTCGACGGTCACGATCGCGTCGTTCGCAGTCTGCGCAACGGACCGGAACCGCTCCTCGCTCTCCTCAAGCGATTCGAGCATCCTGGCGTTCAACAGGGCGATCGCCGCCAGCTCTCCGAACGCGGATGCCATCCTGGAATCCCCCTCCGTGAACCCCCCCGGCTTGTTGGCAAGGCCGATAAGGCCCACCACCTTCTTTTCGATCAGCAGCGGGGCGAACATGACGTTTTCCAAATGAGCATGTCCTTCGGGAAGGAACCTGGTCCACTCGCTGCGGGAGAAATCGTTGTCGAAAACCGTCGTTCCGGCGCGGAAAGCCTCCCCGCGAAGCCCCCGTATCGGCATGGGCAACGAAGGATCGACCGTGCAGGAGAGCCCGCCTGAATCAAGGAACGCTATTTCATTCTCCGTCCCGTCCTTCGACAGCAGGGCAACGTAGCCCGCGGCGGCGCCGACCAGTTCCTTGCAGGAGAGGAATATGGACCGCGCGGTATCCTCGAATCCGCGTTGCGCCAGGACCGATCGCGCACCTTCAAGGAGCGCGGCAAGCTCCGCCTGGCGGATTTCCAATTCCTGCTTGGTATCAAGCAGCATTTTCTCCGCAAACTTGCGATCCTCGAGCTCCTGCCGCAGCCTTATGCCCAGCTCGTGCTTTCGGACGAGGTCGGTTGCGACGACCGCCCGATATATCAGGTAGAAGGAAAGGATCTCAAGGTAATGACCGGCCAGATTGGTCAATCCGTAAACGTCGGTGTACAGGGTAAGCAGAAGCTCGGTTCCGGTTGCGGCGACGATGGAAGCGACGAGGAGCTGCAGAACTTCGGGGTCGATCCGGCCCTTTTTCTTCGCGAGAAATGCGATCGAGGCGAGGAAGACGCCGGAGATAACGTATTCGCTGATTATTTTGAACGGCGTCAGTCCGCTCCCCTCGACGAAACAATCCGGGAAGATCCCCCATGAGAAGATCGAAGCGACCAGGAAGGCGGCGACCGAGGCAAACGATGCTAAAACCAGTCTATGGTTCAGGCGTTTTCCGATGAATGCAGGAGCCGCCAAAAAGGTAAAGGCCATGAGATACCGCATGGCGATCCAAAGTTGTGTCGGCAGGTTCGCGCCGTACCCCGGAAACACCCCCATGCCCTTGTAGGACAACAGGTGGAGGAGGTCAATGAAC
The genomic region above belongs to Deltaproteobacteria bacterium and contains:
- a CDS encoding PAS domain S-box protein: MERKPSSLPKRHHVIIGTLVFIGLFLSSRYSYLLFHSFAELFSVSVAGTVFMVSWHTRRDSESGYFLFLGIGSLFFAFIDLLHLLSYKGMGVFPGYGANLPTQLWIAMRYLMAFTFLAAPAFIGKRLNHRLVLASFASVAAFLVASIFSWGIFPDCFVEGSGLTPFKIISEYVISGVFLASIAFLAKKKGRIDPEVLQLLVASIVAATGTELLLTLYTDVYGLTNLAGHYLEILSFYLIYRAVVATDLVRKHELGIRLRQELEDRKFAEKMLLDTKQELEIRQAELAALLEGARSVLAQRGFEDTARSIFLSCKELVGAAAGYVALLSKDGTENEIAFLDSGGLSCTVDPSLPMPIRGLRGEAFRAGTTVFDNDFSRSEWTRFLPEGHAHLENVMFAPLLIEKKVVGLIGLANKPGGFTEGDSRMASAFGELAAIALLNARMLESLEESEERFRSVAQTANDAIVTVDGNGAIALWNEGAEKMFGYAADEITGRPLSTIIPPRLREAHEHGMGRAAADGESHIFGKTLEMTGLHKGGGEFPVELSVASWKAGEKVFFTGIMRDITDRKRVEEHIRHLASFPELNPNPVLEMDYSGKVVYFNPATEKTLKKLGMEIGDAAVFLPPGLDVITSGQDGIGETVIHHEVTVKDMTFAGNVSLFPASRIARLYMRDITSRKKAEVELKAAKEALETRVAERTAELSVLADRLRAELEYRLKTEEALRESMALLENIFSNIHLCVVYLDPEFNFIRVNKAYADGCGYPPEFFPGKNHFDLYPHAENEAIFRKVVETGVPFNVVAKPFEFPDHPEWGVTYWDWSLLPITDPAGKVSALIFCLVDVTERKRAEADLERSEELFRSLVTESPVGIFILRNGRIGYMNPEQERLFGGIPENYALREFPDIHPEDRKMFEEFCNAVLSGERKPPTLDLRFYPFGGSTEYADMRWVHCRATPIGAYGDVAFLTIMVDITRLKEMERQFVIREKLASLGHVAAGIAHEIRSPLSGINIYLSALGKILLEADCIETQAREEAGEVVLQIQSASHRIESVIRKIMDFVRPSSPRKEQVDLSVAVESAVDFTALTLRKSGIVLDRTAIVPLPKCPADPDLIAQVVMNLIANAAQAMENAASKIIEVSTIPEDGRIVIRVADSGPGVPQEIRDRIFDPFYTTRKDGYGIGLSFCRRVIEDHGGALQVGRSRLGGAEFRIEIPVEPRNAQV
- a CDS encoding NrtA/SsuA/CpmA family ABC transporter substrate-binding protein gives rise to the protein MRGISGSAHIAASLLLLAVASFATGCDRGPARTGPAGMKKITIAVTPWPASVALYIAQEKGYFREEGLDATLDSYLSGHLGINAVLSGKADIATSTETPIARAALEGKRLAVIATVAEVERGMLIVARKDRGISKPGDLKGKKVGRVAWTAADFFLDIYLTTSSVDPGKVRIVDLAPEQVVRSLLDGEVDAVSTWPPQTTILREKLGSNGVVLHEPGLYTMTWNVVTSMELSGRDPDMIARFLRAILKANRLIDERPEEAMAIAVKCCGMSMSDFGMEWTDMEFTLQLDQTLLSYLEDQARWMNRKGTGGAGKAPNFLDHIDAKGLRAVRPEAVLIVGK